A stretch of the Arachis stenosperma cultivar V10309 chromosome 6, arast.V10309.gnm1.PFL2, whole genome shotgun sequence genome encodes the following:
- the LOC130936868 gene encoding factor Xa inhibitor BuXI-like: protein MKARTTTNVFAIFILFAFISIHLPSLATAELIDTDGNLIENDGSYYILPVFRGNGGGIGQTATGNETCPLTVVQQHSEVDNGLPIIISSPLKIRYLGEGIRLDLSFSFVPLCTPIPSKWTLVKGLLEGEGAAVKLTGFYENQVQGWFEIRKTLDVFKLSFCASSNNNCMDIGVKRDDEGNRLLVTTEDNPFVVVFKKARSSYSA from the coding sequence atgaaggcTAGAACCACCACCAATGTCTTTGCCATTTTCATTCTCTTTGCTTTCATCTCCATCCACCTACCTTCTTTAGCCACGGCTGAGTTGATCGACACAGACGGCAACCTTATCGAAAACGACGGCTCATACTACATCCTCCCAGTTTTTCGAGGCAACGGTGGCGGAATAGGCCAAACCGCCACCGGAAACGAAACGTGTCCACTAACCGTTGTCCAACAACACTCCGAAGTGGACAACGGATTACCAATTATAATTTCATCTCCATTGAAAATCCGTTATCTCGGTGAAGGAATTCGTTTGGACCTGTCCTTTTCATTTGTTCCTTTGTGTACTCCTATTCCTTCTAAGTGGACCCTCGTTAAGGGTCTACTGGAAGGAGAAGGAGCCGCCGTAAAACTCACCGGTTTTTACGAGAACCAAGTACAGGGTTGGTTTGAGATAAGGAAAACCTTGGATGTCTTTAAACTtagcttctgtgcttcttcAAATAATAATTGCATGGATATTGGGGTTAAACGTGATGATGAGGGAAATAGGCTTTTGGTTACAACGGAAGATAACCCTTTTGTGGTTGTGTTTAAGAAAGCTAGGTCGTCTTATTCTGCTTGA